The following coding sequences lie in one Hyphobacterium sp. CCMP332 genomic window:
- a CDS encoding flagellin codes for MATINTNAGAMIALQNLNKTNSELEQVQTRINTGLAVGSAKDNGGIYAIAQSMRADVAGYRAVGNSIDLAVSTVDVALAGGEALSDMLVEMKEKALAAADSSLDAASRTALNADFTAMRDQLKTIIANAEFNGTNLIDGSTTGISALANADGSNNITVADEDLSLAGSVVTIATNASFTTATQASNIASQIGTSLDNLSASLARLGTGSKSLEIHQTFVGKLSDALERGIGNLVDADLAKESARLQSLQVKQQLGIQALSIANSAPSAILGYFR; via the coding sequence ATGGCTACTATCAATACCAACGCAGGCGCAATGATCGCTCTGCAAAACCTGAACAAGACCAATTCGGAATTGGAACAGGTCCAGACCCGGATCAACACTGGCCTCGCGGTCGGATCGGCCAAGGACAATGGCGGCATTTACGCTATTGCCCAGTCGATGCGCGCCGACGTGGCAGGTTACCGGGCCGTCGGCAACTCCATCGATCTGGCCGTGTCTACAGTGGACGTGGCTCTGGCCGGTGGTGAAGCTCTGTCTGACATGCTCGTCGAGATGAAGGAAAAGGCGCTCGCTGCGGCTGACTCTTCGCTGGATGCCGCATCGCGGACCGCGCTGAACGCTGACTTCACGGCTATGCGGGATCAGCTGAAAACGATCATCGCCAACGCCGAGTTCAACGGTACCAACCTGATCGATGGTTCAACCACCGGCATTTCGGCACTCGCCAATGCAGATGGTTCGAACAACATTACGGTTGCGGATGAAGATTTGTCGCTTGCCGGTTCGGTCGTCACGATCGCAACCAATGCGTCCTTCACAACCGCCACCCAGGCTAGCAACATTGCCAGCCAGATCGGGACGTCTCTGGACAATCTCAGCGCGTCACTGGCGCGTCTGGGTACGGGCTCCAAGTCGCTCGAAATCCACCAGACGTTTGTTGGCAAGCTGTCGGATGCCCTGGAACGGGGTATCGGCAATCTCGTCGACGCGGATCTTGCCAAGGAAAGTGCCCGTCTTCAGTCGCTGCAGGTCAAGCAGCAGCTGGGGATTCAGGCGCTGTCCATCGCAAACTCTGCGCCGTCAGCGATCCTCGGATACTTCCGTTAA
- a CDS encoding WbqC family protein, giving the protein MTQPAVNPARKSAAIMQPTFLPWIGYFGLMASVDLFIFLDDVQFDKRSWQQRNRIKTPNGVLWLTVPVLTKGRRDQTICDAEIQPDAKFPDAMWRTIEMNFAKAPYASRYLPALHGIMADNTATIGELNIAIIEWMAREFGIATPTVRSSQTPVASAKADRLVDLCRAHGVTDYLSPPGSKAYLDDSNAFSDAGIALDYFGYTHPEYAQLHGAFEPYMSALDLLVNEGPKAGEILRSGLVL; this is encoded by the coding sequence ATGACGCAGCCTGCCGTAAATCCCGCTCGCAAGTCCGCCGCCATCATGCAGCCAACCTTCCTGCCCTGGATTGGCTATTTCGGCCTGATGGCCTCGGTTGATCTCTTCATTTTTCTCGATGATGTCCAGTTCGACAAACGCTCCTGGCAACAGCGCAACCGGATCAAGACACCCAATGGCGTCTTGTGGCTGACGGTTCCGGTCCTCACCAAGGGCCGCCGCGATCAGACCATCTGCGACGCCGAAATCCAGCCCGACGCGAAATTCCCGGACGCCATGTGGCGGACCATCGAGATGAATTTTGCAAAAGCGCCCTATGCCTCGCGATACCTGCCGGCGCTGCACGGCATCATGGCAGATAACACCGCCACTATCGGCGAATTGAATATCGCCATCATCGAATGGATGGCGCGCGAATTCGGTATCGCCACCCCCACGGTGCGTTCGTCGCAAACACCGGTCGCCTCCGCCAAGGCGGATCGTCTGGTCGATCTCTGCCGGGCGCATGGCGTGACGGATTATCTCTCGCCGCCGGGATCGAAAGCCTATCTGGACGACAGTAATGCCTTTTCCGATGCCGGCATCGCGCTTGATTATTTCGGCTACACCCACCCGGAATATGCCCAGCTGCACGGAGCCTTCGAACCCTATATGAGTGCGCTCGACCTGCTCGTGAATGAAGGCCCGAAGGCGGGCGAGATTCTCCGCTCGGGGCTGGTCTTGTGA
- a CDS encoding flagellar protein FlaG — MNELIKNVTSATPVAFSGLPMAQAPVREASKGGEREAGDQQPAPGMPSLKELEASIDRMAEKAFGNSRLAIEKHDAAGVFVYRLIDSRNGSVMRQWPSEDFLALREYLRSKQGGLVDQRI, encoded by the coding sequence ATGAACGAGCTGATCAAAAATGTAACGTCGGCCACGCCGGTAGCCTTTTCAGGGCTTCCGATGGCGCAGGCTCCCGTTCGCGAAGCGTCGAAAGGCGGCGAGCGTGAAGCCGGTGACCAACAACCGGCCCCCGGTATGCCGTCCCTGAAAGAGCTGGAAGCGTCCATCGATCGAATGGCTGAAAAGGCCTTTGGCAACTCTCGTCTGGCAATCGAAAAACATGATGCCGCAGGTGTCTTCGTTTATCGGTTGATCGACAGCCGCAATGGCAGCGTCATGCGCCAATGGCCGAGTGAGGACTTTCTGGCCTTGCGAGAGTATCTGCGCTCCAAACAGGGCGGTCTGGTCGACCAGCGTATCTGA
- the pseC gene encoding UDP-4-amino-4,6-dideoxy-N-acetyl-beta-L-altrosamine transaminase: MTSRFLPYGRQSIDQADIDAVTRVLKSDFLTSGPEIEKFEAAMCAATGAAEAVTCSNGTTALHLALAALGVGEGDVCIVPTITFMATANAVRYCGGKVVFADVDPDTGLMTRATLADAMARVDGPVKAILPVHLAGQSCDMAAIADLAREAGAFIVEDSCHALGTARGEGMVGDGRYSDAATFSFHPVKTIAAGEGGAVTTNDPALAEIMRRLRTHGVTRNPEEFVGDPSEPWRQEFHDLGWNYRLPDLCAALATSQLSKLEQFAARRRAIADIYDRALPRLGEHVRPFARMPDQDPCWHLYVALIDFAALGTTRTAVMNALRERGIGTQVHYIPVHTQKIYGDHRHFPGAEGWYQRCLTLPMFYGMSDEDVHRVVRALGDVLGMKAL, translated from the coding sequence ATGACCTCGCGCTTTTTGCCCTATGGCCGACAATCCATTGATCAGGCCGATATTGATGCGGTGACCCGTGTCCTGAAATCCGACTTTCTGACCTCCGGCCCGGAAATCGAAAAATTCGAAGCTGCCATGTGCGCCGCAACCGGCGCGGCGGAGGCCGTGACCTGTTCCAACGGCACGACCGCCCTGCATCTGGCGCTGGCGGCGCTGGGCGTAGGCGAAGGCGACGTCTGTATCGTCCCGACCATCACCTTCATGGCGACCGCCAATGCCGTGCGCTATTGCGGCGGCAAGGTGGTGTTCGCGGATGTCGACCCCGACACCGGCCTGATGACGCGCGCAACGCTCGCCGATGCGATGGCCCGCGTCGACGGGCCGGTAAAAGCCATCCTGCCGGTCCATCTGGCGGGTCAGAGCTGTGATATGGCGGCGATTGCCGATCTCGCGCGGGAGGCGGGTGCATTCATCGTCGAGGATAGTTGTCACGCCCTCGGCACGGCGCGCGGCGAGGGAATGGTCGGCGACGGGCGCTATAGCGATGCCGCGACCTTCTCTTTCCACCCGGTCAAGACAATTGCGGCGGGTGAGGGCGGTGCCGTTACCACCAATGATCCCGCGCTCGCCGAGATAATGCGCCGCCTGCGAACCCATGGCGTCACGCGCAATCCGGAGGAATTTGTCGGCGATCCGTCCGAGCCCTGGCGGCAGGAATTTCACGATCTCGGCTGGAATTACCGCCTGCCGGATCTGTGCGCTGCGCTCGCCACCTCCCAGCTCTCGAAACTGGAACAGTTTGCCGCTCGCCGCCGCGCCATTGCCGATATCTATGATCGCGCCTTGCCGCGGCTGGGCGAGCATGTCCGCCCCTTCGCCCGGATGCCGGATCAGGACCCGTGCTGGCATCTGTATGTCGCCCTGATTGATTTTGCGGCGCTGGGCACAACGCGGACGGCCGTGATGAATGCGCTGCGCGAGCGCGGCATTGGTACGCAAGTGCATTACATTCCGGTCCATACCCAGAAAATCTACGGCGACCACCGGCATTTCCCGGGCGCGGAGGGCTGGTATCAACGCTGCCTCACCCTGCCGATGTTTTACGGCATGTCGGACGAGGACGTGCACCGCGTCGTCCGGGCGCTGGGGGATGTCCTCGGCATGAAGGCGTTATGA
- a CDS encoding cytidylyltransferase domain-containing protein, with the protein MRRIAIIPARGGSKRIPRKNIRPFAGQPALTHILKAAEATGLFDIIHVSTDDPEIAEVAAEAGHRPDFRREAVIADDFTPIRTVMSWTLREYEKRGQHFETAALLYATAFFVEPQDLARAIADYEAHRTHPVLAVAGIGTPFEKLFIETGGILRTADEARFGSRTQDLTPAYRDAGAFGIFSAPTLLAEDDGSAPLHFRPFILDRLKAIDIDTEEDWAFAERLHAARTHS; encoded by the coding sequence ATGCGCCGCATCGCCATCATCCCGGCGCGCGGCGGCTCCAAGCGCATCCCGCGCAAGAATATCCGCCCCTTCGCCGGCCAGCCGGCCCTGACCCATATCCTCAAGGCCGCCGAGGCCACCGGCCTGTTTGATATCATTCATGTTTCGACCGATGACCCGGAGATTGCGGAAGTTGCGGCCGAAGCGGGGCATCGCCCCGATTTTCGCCGGGAAGCGGTTATCGCCGATGATTTCACGCCCATCCGCACGGTGATGAGCTGGACGCTGCGCGAATATGAAAAGCGCGGCCAGCATTTTGAAACGGCGGCTCTGCTCTATGCGACCGCCTTCTTTGTCGAGCCGCAGGATTTGGCCCGCGCCATTGCCGATTACGAGGCCCACCGCACGCATCCCGTGCTCGCCGTGGCCGGGATCGGCACACCGTTCGAAAAACTCTTTATCGAGACTGGCGGCATTCTGCGAACCGCTGACGAAGCGAGGTTCGGATCGCGGACGCAGGATTTGACCCCCGCCTATCGGGACGCCGGCGCCTTCGGCATTTTCTCGGCGCCGACCCTGCTCGCGGAAGACGATGGCAGCGCGCCACTGCATTTCCGGCCTTTCATCCTCGATCGGCTGAAGGCGATTGATATTGATACCGAAGAGGACTGGGCCTTCGCCGAGCGCCTCCATGCTGCAAGGACACATTCATGA
- a CDS encoding acetyltransferase — protein MSGKPLLIFGSAEIAELAHFYFSHDSGYDIVGFTVDDAYVEADTFCGLPMVPWSEARTRFGPETHACHVALSYMKLNRLRQAKFEQVKAAGYRLPSYICSKSVSWPDLQMGENCFILENQTIQPTVKLGDNVMLWSGNHIGHGTHIGSHTYFASHVVVSGHCRIGERCFFGVNATLRDFLKVGDEAFIAMDASLTKDVEAGSVVLGSPGTVFGPDDPKGRKIRNNYFGLDD, from the coding sequence ATGAGCGGTAAGCCACTCCTGATCTTCGGGTCAGCAGAAATCGCCGAGCTGGCACATTTCTATTTCAGTCATGACAGCGGGTACGACATCGTCGGCTTCACTGTAGATGATGCCTATGTCGAGGCCGACACTTTCTGCGGCCTTCCCATGGTGCCGTGGAGCGAAGCCCGGACGCGCTTTGGCCCGGAAACCCATGCCTGCCATGTCGCGCTCTCCTACATGAAGCTGAACCGTCTGCGGCAGGCCAAGTTCGAACAGGTGAAGGCAGCAGGCTATCGCCTGCCCAGCTATATCTGTTCAAAATCCGTGAGCTGGCCGGACCTGCAGATGGGTGAAAATTGCTTCATTCTTGAAAATCAGACCATCCAGCCCACTGTGAAACTCGGCGACAATGTCATGCTCTGGTCGGGCAATCATATCGGCCATGGCACTCATATCGGCAGTCATACCTATTTCGCCTCCCACGTGGTGGTCTCTGGTCATTGCCGGATTGGCGAGCGCTGCTTCTTCGGCGTCAACGCCACGCTGCGTGACTTTCTGAAAGTCGGCGATGAAGCCTTCATCGCCATGGATGCCAGCCTGACGAAAGACGTCGAGGCCGGCTCTGTGGTACTCGGTTCGCCCGGCACGGTCTTTGGTCCCGACGACCCCAAGGGGCGCAAGATCCGCAACAATTATTTTGGCCTCGATGACTGA
- the pseI gene encoding pseudaminic acid synthase, with product MPLNPSSPRSAFAIAGREIGEGCAPYVIAEVSGNHNRELSKALKMIEVAAECGADAVKFQTYTADSLTLPSDKPEFQITTGTWAGWNLHKLYQEAATPYEWFPALFDHGKALGITVFSSPFDNEAVDLLEGLNAPAYKIASNEFTDWPLIRRTAQTGKPVILSTGTASLEEIDATVRFLEGEGITDYALLHCVSAYPAPIDSAHMRNIIALRERFPVPIGFSDHTLDITAPIVATSLGAAIIEKHFVLDRSEGGPDSSFAIEPHELKRLCETVRDAHAAMGGPQFGMKDAETKSPIFRRHFYATRDIAEGEVLGPDNVKAIRARQGIAAREFERLFGARAMANIPAHEPVTWEAVDER from the coding sequence ATGCCGCTCAATCCGTCCTCACCCCGATCCGCCTTCGCCATTGCTGGCCGCGAGATCGGTGAGGGCTGCGCGCCCTATGTGATTGCCGAGGTGTCCGGCAATCATAACAGGGAGTTGTCCAAAGCGCTGAAGATGATCGAGGTCGCCGCCGAATGTGGCGCTGATGCCGTCAAATTCCAGACCTATACCGCCGACAGCCTGACCCTGCCGAGCGACAAGCCGGAATTCCAGATCACGACCGGAACATGGGCGGGATGGAATTTGCACAAACTCTATCAGGAAGCCGCGACGCCCTATGAGTGGTTCCCGGCACTGTTCGATCACGGCAAGGCGCTCGGCATCACCGTCTTTTCCTCACCTTTCGACAACGAGGCGGTCGATCTCCTGGAAGGCCTGAACGCTCCGGCCTACAAGATCGCCTCCAACGAATTTACCGACTGGCCCCTGATCCGCCGCACGGCACAAACCGGCAAGCCGGTCATTCTTTCCACCGGCACGGCCAGCCTTGAAGAGATCGACGCGACCGTTCGCTTTCTGGAAGGCGAGGGCATCACCGACTACGCCCTGCTGCATTGCGTCAGCGCTTATCCCGCGCCCATCGACAGCGCCCATATGCGCAACATCATCGCCCTGCGCGAGCGCTTTCCGGTTCCCATCGGTTTTTCCGATCATACGCTGGATATCACCGCGCCGATTGTGGCCACCTCGCTCGGGGCCGCCATTATCGAAAAGCATTTCGTTCTGGACCGGTCCGAGGGCGGGCCGGATTCTTCCTTCGCCATAGAGCCCCATGAATTGAAGCGGCTCTGCGAGACGGTACGCGATGCCCATGCCGCCATGGGCGGTCCGCAATTCGGCATGAAGGACGCGGAAACCAAATCCCCGATATTCCGCCGCCATTTCTACGCCACGCGCGACATTGCAGAGGGCGAAGTGCTCGGTCCGGATAATGTGAAAGCGATCCGTGCGCGCCAGGGCATTGCCGCGCGGGAGTTCGAGCGCCTGTTCGGCGCGCGGGCCATGGCAAATATCCCGGCCCACGAGCCGGTTACATGGGAGGCGGTCGATGAGCGGTAA
- a CDS encoding flagellin: MATINTNAGAMVALQNLNKTNSELEQVQTRINTGLAVSSAKDNGGIYAIAQSMRADVAGYRAVGNSIDLAVSTVDVALAAGEAISDILIEMKEKALAGADSSLDTASRTALNEDFKALRDQISTIVSNAEFNGTNLIDNSIASISALANADGSNSITVLDENLSLGGGVVTVAATASFGTAAAASTQATAIATSLDNLSASLARLGTGSKSLEIHKTFVGKLSDALERGIGNLVDADLAKESARLQSLQVKQQLGIQALSIANSAPSAILGYFR; the protein is encoded by the coding sequence ATGGCTACCATTAACACGAATGCGGGCGCGATGGTCGCTCTGCAGAACCTCAACAAGACCAATTCGGAGCTTGAACAGGTTCAAACGCGTATCAATACCGGTCTGGCTGTCTCTTCTGCCAAGGACAATGGTGGCATCTATGCCATCGCTCAATCCATGCGCGCCGATGTGGCGGGTTATCGGGCTGTCGGCAATTCCATCGACCTGGCCGTTTCGACGGTTGATGTCGCTCTGGCCGCTGGCGAAGCGATCTCGGATATCCTGATCGAAATGAAGGAAAAGGCCCTCGCGGGTGCGGATTCTTCGCTCGATACGGCATCTCGTACGGCGCTGAACGAAGATTTCAAAGCCCTGCGTGACCAGATCAGCACCATTGTTTCCAATGCGGAATTCAACGGCACAAACCTGATCGACAACTCGATCGCCAGCATTTCGGCTCTGGCCAATGCGGATGGATCCAACTCCATCACTGTGCTGGACGAAAACCTGTCGCTCGGCGGCGGTGTGGTGACGGTCGCAGCAACGGCGTCCTTCGGGACGGCAGCCGCGGCGAGCACCCAAGCTACCGCTATTGCCACGTCTCTGGACAATCTCAGCGCGTCACTGGCGCGTCTGGGTACGGGCTCGAAATCGCTCGAAATCCACAAGACATTCGTTGGCAAGCTTTCGGACGCTCTCGAACGAGGCATCGGGAATCTCGTTGACGCGGACCTGGCCAAGGAAAGTGCCCGTCTCCAGTCGCTGCAGGTCAAGCAGCAGCTGGGCATTCAGGCGCTCTCGATCGCCAATTCGGCTCCGTCAGCGATCCTTGGATACTTCCGCTAG
- a CDS encoding flagellin, producing MTLSIHTNAAAMVALQNLNKTNDQLADVQTKLNTGLRVGGAKDNAAVYAVAQGMRSDIRGLSAVQTSLDRSVSIADVALAAGEAISDLLVQMREKATAAMDPSIDTFSRQAYDADFKALIDQVSVILENAEFDGANILNGAITGGIAFLADADASRSITLRSQDLSLSGSVITLSNSASLGTVTLSTGIVSQIQTSLDNVNQALANLGSDAKKMEAHRGFVGKLMDSLTEGVGNLVDADLAKESARLQALQVKQQLGVQALSIANSQPQIILNLLNG from the coding sequence ATGACCCTCTCTATTCATACCAACGCCGCGGCTATGGTCGCGCTGCAAAACCTCAACAAGACCAATGACCAGCTCGCCGATGTTCAGACCAAGCTGAATACCGGGCTTCGTGTTGGCGGCGCGAAAGATAACGCCGCCGTCTATGCCGTGGCGCAGGGGATGCGCTCCGACATTCGCGGCCTCTCGGCAGTCCAGACCAGTCTGGATCGCTCCGTCTCCATCGCCGATGTCGCGCTCGCAGCCGGTGAGGCGATCTCCGATCTCCTTGTTCAGATGCGTGAAAAGGCCACCGCCGCGATGGACCCCTCCATCGATACTTTCTCGCGGCAGGCCTATGACGCGGATTTCAAGGCGCTGATCGACCAGGTCTCGGTCATTCTCGAGAATGCCGAATTTGATGGCGCCAACATTCTCAACGGCGCGATCACGGGCGGCATTGCCTTCCTGGCTGACGCTGATGCCTCGCGCTCCATCACCCTGCGCTCTCAGGATCTCAGCCTGTCGGGCTCGGTTATCACCCTGTCCAATTCGGCCAGCCTCGGCACGGTCACCCTTTCGACGGGTATCGTCTCCCAGATCCAGACCAGCCTCGACAATGTCAATCAGGCACTCGCCAATCTCGGCTCCGATGCCAAGAAGATGGAAGCTCACCGCGGCTTTGTCGGCAAGCTGATGGACTCGCTCACCGAAGGCGTTGGCAATCTCGTGGATGCCGACCTCGCCAAGGAAAGCGCGCGATTGCAGGCCTTGCAGGTCAAACAGCAGCTGGGCGTGCAGGCCCTCTCCATCGCCAACTCCCAGCCTCAGATCATCCTCAACCTGCTTAACGGCTAG
- a CDS encoding flagellin: MATINTNAGAMIALQNLNKTNMELEQVQTRINTGLAVSSAKDNGGIYAIAQSMRADVAGYRAVGNSIDLAQSTVDVALAAGEAISDILIEMKEKALAGADSSLDAASRTALNEDFKALRDQIGTIVANAEFNGTNLISNGAGNISALANADGSNSITVQAEDLSLTGARLTISATSSFATGTQADVIAGQIATSLDNLNASLARLGTGSKSLEIHNTFIGKLSDALEKGIGNLVDADLAKESARLQSLQVKQQLGIQALSIANSAPQAILGYFR; the protein is encoded by the coding sequence ATGGCTACTATCAACACCAATGCGGGTGCGATGATCGCCCTGCAAAACCTGAACAAGACCAATATGGAGCTTGAGCAGGTCCAGACCCGGATCAATACGGGTCTCGCAGTCTCCTCCGCCAAGGATAATGGCGGCATCTATGCCATCGCTCAATCCATGCGCGCCGATGTGGCGGGCTATCGGGCTGTCGGCAATTCCATCGATCTCGCGCAGTCCACTGTTGATGTCGCGCTCGCGGCCGGTGAAGCGATTTCCGACATCCTCATCGAGATGAAGGAAAAGGCGCTGGCTGGCGCGGATTCGTCCCTGGATGCGGCCTCCCGCACAGCGCTGAACGAAGACTTCAAGGCCTTGCGCGATCAGATCGGAACGATTGTCGCCAACGCCGAATTCAACGGGACCAATCTGATTTCCAATGGCGCCGGCAATATTTCTGCCCTCGCCAATGCGGATGGTTCCAACAGTATAACGGTTCAGGCCGAAGACCTGTCCTTGACGGGCGCTCGTCTGACCATCTCCGCCACATCGTCCTTCGCCACAGGCACCCAGGCCGACGTTATTGCCGGTCAGATCGCCACCTCGCTGGACAACCTCAACGCATCTCTGGCGCGGCTTGGAACCGGTTCCAAGTCACTGGAGATCCACAACACATTTATCGGCAAGCTTTCTGATGCGCTTGAAAAGGGCATCGGGAATCTCGTGGACGCAGACCTCGCCAAGGAAAGTGCCCGCCTCCAGTCGCTGCAGGTCAAGCAGCAGCTGGGCATCCAGGCCCTCTCCATCGCGAACTCGGCGCCTCAGGCCATCCTCGGATACTTCCGCTAA